One part of the Chryseobacterium sp. 7 genome encodes these proteins:
- a CDS encoding cytochrome-c peroxidase, with product MRSYPLLVIVLLIGFAVMSFNPVYKGKESENTFVNKGLSDFKNKLEQLKSDVDKFSEDRISLAELQKSLSSTRNSFKEIEFYIAYHYPEFTKTHLNAAPLFHIEAAGTSSYTLPPEGLQVLDELIFSDEAENEKEKIKTITTFLYNSYSGFYLSALKNGLSKGNNKTLPLRIELIRIYSLGVSGFDTPGSLNISEETSHALAGMQKYINDDLYFKNYNTQKADKILTEAISYLSKNTDFETFDRIEFYKKYIQPLYEELGNWDGRPDDLKEFSGWNVGNKNFFDSDFLDPYFYTLLKSSEDNPDLRNLGKSIFYDQNLSGNGKMSCATCHLQENAFTDLKSKSQSNVEGKTVLRNSPSLYNAVFAKRFFYDLRAFYLEQQAEHVIYNEQEFNTSYESIIQKLKTKPEYKKAFRNAFKDGKINKENFSKALSSYVASLYSFDSDFDRFMRNEKNVSDDVKKGFNLFMGKANCATCHFAPHFSGLVPPFFNENESEVLGITTRPIKQLPVELDQDLGRGNSPVKKEKSWIYDYSFKTVTVRNIALTKPYFHNGAFNTLEEVLDFYNEGGGEGLGLKMKNQTLAPDKLNLTETEKKQIIAFLNALTDVSKAK from the coding sequence ATGAGATCTTATCCACTGCTTGTAATTGTCCTTCTGATAGGATTTGCAGTAATGTCTTTTAATCCTGTTTATAAAGGAAAAGAAAGCGAAAATACATTTGTCAATAAAGGATTGTCCGACTTTAAAAATAAGCTTGAACAGCTGAAATCAGATGTTGATAAGTTCTCAGAAGACCGTATTTCCCTGGCAGAATTACAAAAATCTCTGAGCAGTACAAGAAATTCATTCAAAGAAATAGAATTTTATATTGCCTATCATTATCCCGAATTCACCAAAACACACCTCAATGCAGCACCTTTGTTTCATATAGAGGCTGCAGGTACCTCTTCATATACACTTCCTCCCGAAGGGTTGCAGGTGCTGGATGAGCTTATATTCTCAGACGAAGCAGAAAATGAGAAAGAAAAGATCAAAACGATTACCACCTTTTTATACAATAGCTATTCCGGGTTTTATTTAAGTGCTTTAAAAAATGGATTGAGCAAAGGAAACAACAAAACACTGCCTTTACGTATAGAATTAATCCGGATCTACTCCCTTGGTGTTTCTGGTTTTGATACCCCAGGTTCACTGAATATTTCTGAGGAAACAAGCCATGCTCTTGCGGGAATGCAGAAATACATCAATGATGATCTTTATTTTAAAAATTATAACACGCAAAAAGCTGACAAGATTTTGACAGAAGCCATCAGCTATCTTTCAAAAAATACAGATTTTGAAACTTTTGACAGGATTGAGTTTTATAAAAAATATATACAGCCTTTGTATGAAGAATTAGGGAATTGGGATGGAAGACCGGATGATCTTAAAGAATTTTCAGGATGGAATGTTGGTAACAAAAACTTTTTCGACAGCGATTTTCTGGATCCCTATTTTTATACTTTATTAAAATCTTCAGAAGATAATCCGGATCTCAGAAATCTTGGAAAATCTATTTTCTATGATCAGAACTTAAGTGGTAACGGAAAAATGAGCTGTGCCACATGCCATCTTCAGGAAAATGCTTTTACAGATCTTAAATCTAAATCACAAAGTAATGTGGAAGGAAAAACAGTGCTGAGAAATTCTCCGTCTTTATATAATGCTGTTTTCGCCAAGAGGTTTTTCTATGATCTTCGTGCTTTCTACCTTGAACAGCAGGCAGAACACGTTATTTATAATGAACAGGAATTCAATACAAGCTACGAAAGCATTATCCAGAAATTAAAAACAAAGCCTGAATATAAAAAGGCGTTCCGAAATGCATTTAAGGACGGTAAAATCAACAAAGAAAATTTTTCAAAAGCATTAAGTTCTTACGTAGCTTCACTATACTCATTTGACAGCGATTTCGACCGTTTTATGAGGAATGAAAAAAATGTTTCCGATGATGTGAAAAAAGGCTTCAACCTGTTTATGGGAAAAGCCAATTGTGCTACCTGTCATTTTGCTCCTCATTTTTCCGGATTGGTACCGCCGTTTTTTAATGAAAATGAATCCGAAGTTTTGGGAATAACTACAAGACCCATCAAACAGCTTCCTGTAGAGCTTGATCAGGATTTGGGAAGAGGAAACAGTCCGGTGAAGAAGGAGAAATCATGGATCTATGATTACTCTTTCAAAACAGTAACGGTGAGAAATATTGCGCTTACAAAACCCTATTTCCACAATGGAGCCTTCAATACATTAGAAGAAGTTCTGGATTTTTATAACGAAGGTGGAGGAGAAGGATTGGGATTGAAAATGAAAAATCAAACTTTAGCTCCTGATAAGCTAAACCTTACCGAAACAGAAAAAAAACAGATTATTGCCTTTCTGAATGCTCTTACAGATGTGAGTAAAGCGAAGTAG